The following coding sequences are from one Musa acuminata AAA Group cultivar baxijiao chromosome BXJ1-6, Cavendish_Baxijiao_AAA, whole genome shotgun sequence window:
- the LOC135677929 gene encoding zinc finger CCCH domain-containing protein 2-like yields MANIVCAERHRLCCEKRALLNLDLPPRRLLQRPGLSVVLPEDEDEEEDGGEGSVDEEVDVYSSDEFRMYEFKVRRCMRGRSHDWTDCPFAHPGEKARRRDPRRYHYSGVVCPDFRRCGSCSRGDDCELAHGVFECWLHPARYRTMPCKDGRRCRRKVCFFAHFPRQLRVLPSHSNNDEKPSAPCYGFWSANDNSVAAAAFSPTSTLMSFSPPISPSVGELQLSGNDIKQRNMRGINRNNNPSGAMDYDGLCEELTNSLEAMELSASPVTSSAADAAPKEVRSLGLESNNSGGSSSMCWPDLDWVNELLM; encoded by the coding sequence ATGGCCAACATCGTCTGTGCGGAACGGCACCGCCTGTGCTGCGAGAAAAGAGCTCTGTTGAATCTGGACCTGCCTCCCAGGAGGCTGCTGCAGCGCCCAGGCCTCTCTGTCGTCCTGCCAGAGgatgaggacgaggaggaggacggcGGCGAGGGGTCGGTGGATGAGGAGGTGGACGTGTACTCGAGCGACGAGTTCCGGATGTACGAGTTCAAGGTCCGGCGGTGCATGCGTGGCCGGAGCCACGACTGGACCGATTGCCCCTTCGCCCACCCGGGTGAGAAGGCGCGACGCCGCGATCCCCGGCGGTACCACTACTCGGGCGTCGTCTGCCCCGACTTCCGCCGCTGCGGCTCGTGCTCCCGGGGGGACGACTGCGAGCTCGCCCATGGTGTCTTCGAGTGCTGGCTCCACCCGGCGAGGTACCGCACCATGCCCTGCAAGGATGGTCGGCGCTGCCGCCGCAAGGTCTGTTTCTTTGCTCACTTTCCCCGGCAGCTTCGTGTCCTCCCCTCCCACAGCAATAATGACGAGAAGCCCTCAGCACCCTGTTATGGTTTCTGGTCTGCAAACGATAACTCCGTCGCCGCCGCTGCCTTCTCTCCGACGTCGACGTTGATGAGTTTTTCTCCGCCAATTTCACCGTCGGTGGGGGAACTGCAACTCTCCGGCAATGATATAAAGCAGAGGAATATGAGAGGTATCAATAGAAATAACAACCCCAGTGGTGCGATGGATTATGACGGTCTGTGTGAAGAGTTGACGAACTCATTGGAAGCCATGGAACTTTCAGCGTCACCAGTGACGAGTTCTGCTGCTGATGCTGCTCCCAAGGAGGTGAGGAGTCTGGGGTTGGAGAGTAACaacagcggcggcagcagcagtatGTGTTGGCCAGATCTGGACTGGGTGAACGAGCTGCTGATGTAG
- the LOC108953203 gene encoding pre-mRNA-splicing factor ATP-dependent RNA helicase DEAH7-like isoform X1, producing MEEVKKVIDINSTTTILEPETSIRGGLYMPQQERVMYRPPERKSILGLDVLASTKKEKGDMRFKAPAPKKVMTFDSFDEDEKCDPSGIEESRDDSPRGFRGHTFRQYRASFVEENSLQESTITSDGAGSQTSHSRRTNETPRLEVSSSRSSRSIHSRSSDNYERSEKQRYRSVEYGRRDEHGRSRYTTDYSRKRSRHEQTSNTPSRSGWDDGRWEWEDTPRRGSRDNYSVSHRYRPSPSPMLAGASPDARLVSPWLGGNTPRSAGSPWDSVAPSPTPIRATGSSKRSDSSQSGKHRLHFTVAADSEEIEAAESTLTTFKPYEITEEMRQEMDYNADRAWYDRDEQNTMFDGDSSSLFGGDDASYKKKEASLAKKLTRKDGTLMTLAQSKKLSQLTADNAQWEDRQLLRSGAVRGTEVQIDFEDEDERKVILLVHDTKPPFLDGRVVFTKQAEPVMPIKDPTSDMAIIARKGSALVREIHEKQSMNKSRQRFWELAGSKLGDILGVQKTAEQIDADTAVVGEEGEVDFKEEAKFARHMKEKGEAVSEFAKSKSISQQRQYLPIYSVREELLKVVRENQVIVVVGETGSGKTTQLTQYLHEDGYTNSSIIGCTQPRRVAAMSVAKRVSEEMETELGDKVGYAIRFEDVTGPNTIIKYMTDGVLLRETLKDSDLDKYRVIIMDEAHERSLSTDVLFGILKKVVARRRDFKLIVTSATLNAKKFSDFFGGVPTFQIPGRTFHVNILYSKTPCEDYVEAAVKQAMTIHITSAPGDILIFMTGQDEIEAACYALAERMEQLIASTSKAVPKLLILPIYSQLPADLQAKIFQKAEDGARKCIVATNIAETSLTVDGIFYVIDTGYGKMKVYNPRMGMDALQVFPVSRAAADQRAGRAGRTGPGTCYRLFTESAYQNELLPNPVPEIQRTNLGNVVLLLKSLKIENLLDFDFMDPPPQENILNSMYQLWVLGALNNVGSLTEIGWKMVEFPLDPPLAKMLLMGEQLECINEVLTIVSMLSVPSVFFRPKDRAEESDAAREKFFVPESDHLTLLNVYQQWKANQYRGDWCNDHFLHVKGLRKAREVRSQLLDILKSLKIPLTSCGMEWDVVRKAICSAYFHNAARLKGVGEYVNCRNGMPCHLHPSSALYGLGYTPDYVVYHELVLTTKEYMQCVTAVEPHWLAELGPMFFSVKESDTSMLEHKKKQKEEKTAMEEEMENLRKEQAEADKLNKSREREKRAKQQQQVIMVGVRKGPRTYLKPNK from the exons ATGGAG GAAGTGAAAAAGGTTATCGATATAAACTCAACAACCACTATCTTGGAACCTGAAACAAGCATCAGGGGAGGTTTGTACATGCCACAACAGGAAAGAGTAATGTATAGACCCCCAGAGAGAAAATCGATTTTGG GTTTGGATGTTCTTGCTAGTACAAAAAAAGAGAAGGGGGATATGAGATTTAAAGCACCTGCTCCAAAAAAAGTTATGACCTTTGACTCTTTTGACGAAGATGAGAAATGCGACCCTTCTGGGATTGAAGAATCAAGAGATGATTCACCCCGTGGTTTTCGGGGACACACATTTAGGCAGTACCGTgcatcttttgttgaagaaaattcACTTCAAG AATCTACCATAACATCTGATGGTGCAGGCAGCCAAACCTCTCACTCACGACGCACAAATGAAACCCCACGTCTTGAG GTCTCTTCGTCTAGAAGCTCTAGGAGCATTCATTCTCGCAGTTCAGATAATTACGAGAGGAGTGAGAAACAAAGGTATCGCAGTGTTGAATATGGCAGAAGAGATGAACACGGGAGATCCAGATATACTACGGATTATAGCAGGAAGAGGAGTCGGCACGAACAGACTTCAAACACTCCTT CTAGGTCAGGCTGGGATGACGGGAGGTGGGAATGGGAAGATACTCCACGTCGAGGTTCTAGGGACAACTATTCTGTGTCTCACAGATATCGACCTTCACCCTCTCCAATGTTGGCAGGTGCCTCACCTGATGCACGGCTTGTGTCCCCGTGGCTGGGCGGTAATACACCTCGTTCTGCAG GTTCTCCATGGGATAGTGTAGCTCCCTCTCCAACACCAATACGTGCCACAGGCTCCTCAAAAAGATCTGATTCGTCTCAGAGTGGAAAACATCGGCTACATTTTACTGTTGCAGCTGATTCAGAG GAAATTGAAGCAGCTGAAAGCACCTTAACCACATTTAAGCCTTATGAGATCACAGAGGAAATGCGCCAAGAGATGGATTACAATGCTGACCGAGCATG GTACGACAGAGATGAACAGAACACAATGTTTGATGGTGATAGTTCGTCATTGTTTGGTGGGGATGATGCTtcatataaaaagaaagaagcatcACTGGCAAAGAAACTG ACTcgtaaggatggaacattgatgaCCCTTGCCCAAAGTAAGAAGTTATCACAATTGACTGCTGATAATGCTCAGTGGGAAGACCGACAGCTATTGAGATCGGGGGCTGTTAGAGGAACAGAGGTGCAGATTGACTTTGAGGATGAGGATGAGCGCAAAGTCATCCTTTTAGTTCATG ATACAAAGCCCCCTTTCCTGGATGGTAGGGTGGTATTCACAAAACAGGCTGAACCTGTAATGCCTATTAAAGATCCCACATCAGATATGGCCATAATTGCTCGTAAAGGTTCTGCTCTGGTTAGGGAAATTCATGAAAAGCAGAGTATGAATAAGTCACGCCAACGGTTTTGGGAGCTGGCAGGATCAAAACTTGGTGACATTCTAGGGGTCCAGAAGACAGCTGAGCAG ATTGATGCAGATACCGCAGTGGTAGGAGAAGAAGGCGAAGTGGATTTTAAAGAGGAAGCCAAGTTTGCAAGGCATATGAAAGAGAAAGGTGAAGCAGTAAGTGAGTTTGCCAAGTCGAAGTCCATTTCACAACAAAGGCAGTATCTTCCAATATATTCTGTTCGTGAGGAACTGTTGAAG GTTGTTCGTGAAAATCAGGTAATAGTTGTAGTTGGAGAGACTGGTTCTGGGAAGACAACTCAATTGACACAG TATCTTCATGAAGATGGATATACAAATAGTAGTATTATTGGTTGTACACAACCAAGACGTGTGGCAGCCATGAGTGTTGCAAAACGAGTCAGCGAGGAGATGGAAACAGAGTTGGGTGATAAAGTTGGTTACGCCATAAGATTTGAAGATGTCACTGGTCCAAATACTATAATAAAG TACATGACGGATGGGGTACTTCTGCGTGAAACATTGAAGGACTCTGATCTTGACAAATACCG AGTAATTATCATGGATGAAGCACACGAGAGATCACTGAGTACCGATGTTTTATTTGGTATACTGAAGAAGGTAGTTGCTAGGCGACGCGACTTCAAGCTTATTGTAACGTCTGCGACGCTGAATGCTAAAAAATTTTCCGACTTCTTTGGAGG TGTTCCGACTTTTCAAATCCCTGGAAGGACATTCCATGTAAATATCCTGTACAGCAAAACACCGTGTGAAGACTATGTTGAAGCTGCTGTTAAGCAGGCGATGACTATTCACATTACAAGCGCTCCTGGTGACATTCTCATCTTTATGACAGGGCAGGATGAGATTGAAGCTGCCTGCTATGCTCTTGCTGAGCGTATGGAACAGCTCATCGCATCCACAAGCAAAGCAGTCCCAAAGCTCTTGATATTGCCTATCTATTCTCAGTTGCCAGCTGATCTGCAAGCAAAGATCTTCCAGAAAGCTGAAGATGGTGCTCGGAAATGCATTGTTGCAACCAACATTGCAGAGACATCCCTTACAGTAGATGGTATCTTTTATGTCATAGACACAGGATATGGTAAAATGAAGGTTTACAATCCTAGAATGGGCATGGATGCTCTACAAGTGTTTCCAGTTAGCCGAGCAGCAGCTGACCAACGGGCTGGGCGTGCTGGCAGAACTGGTCCTGGCACTTGCTATCGGTTATTTACAGAGTCTGCGTATCAAAATGAGCTGCTTCCTAACCCTGTTCCAGAGATCCAGAGAACAAATCTGGGCAATGTGGTTTTGCTGCTTAAATCCTTAAAGATTGAAAATCTTTTGGATTTTGACTTCATGGATCCGCCCCCGCAGGAAAATATTCTCAATTCAATGTACCAGCTGTGGGTGTTGGGCGCCTTGAACAATGTTGGAAGCCTCACTGAGATTGGGTGGAAGATGGTGGAATTTCCCTTGGATCCACCGCTTGCGAAAATGTTGTTGATGGGGGAGCAGCTAGAGTGCATAAATGAGGTTTTAACAATCgtgtctatgctttcagtgccttCAGTTTTCTTCCGACCAAAGGATCGGGCAGAGGAGAGCGATGCGGCAAGGGAAAAATTCTTTGTTCCAGAATCTGATCACTTGACACTTCTCAATGTATACCAACAATGGAAAGCAAACCAATACCGTGGGGACTGGTGCAATGACCACTTCTTGCATGTGAAGGGCCTTAGGAAGGCAAGGGAAGTCAGATCCCAGCTGTTAGACATACTCAAGTCCTTGAAGATTCCCCTGACTTCTTGTGGGATGGAGTGGGATGTGGTCAGGAAAGCAATCTGTTCTGCTTATTTCCACAATGCTGCCAGATTGAAAGGTGTGGGTGAATATGTGAATTGCCGGAATGGAATGCCCTGCCACCTGCATCCCAGCAGTGCACTGTATGGGCTTGGATACACTCCAGATTACGTGGTTTACCATGAACTTGTACTGACCACAAAGGAGTATATGCAATGTGTGACTGCAGTCGAGCCACATTGGCTGGCTGAGCTGGGACCAATGTTTTTCTCTGTTAAAGAGTCCGACACATCTAtgcttgaacacaagaagaagcagaaggaagagaagactgcaatggaggaggagatggagaatcTGAGAAAAGAGCAAGCCGAAGCAGATAAGCTGAACAAGTCGAGGGAACGGGAGAAAAGGGCCAAACAGCAGCAGCAAGTCATCATGGTAGGTGTGCGGAAGGGCCCAAGGACGTATCTCAAACCCAATAAATAA
- the LOC103986557 gene encoding ethylene-responsive transcription factor 4 yields MAGGGGRAGGGGRAGGKETHYRGVRKRPWGRYAAEIRDPGKKSRVWLGTFDTAEEAARAYDAAARQFRGSKAKTNFPRPEAYTRPGPAEVVAIATPAAGGGSPSSQSSTVESSSREVPPLAIPLPPSLDFDLLRRRVARFPFQPYPAVAAPAMSASRPCCLFDTIVESEKASAAVSMNRRRFCPPMIIADMHAPTASGVLSDSDSSSVADVRLNHRFRGPHKMLTLDLDLNLPPPPEIA; encoded by the coding sequence ATGGCCGGCGGCGGTGGGAGGGCTGGCGGTGGAGGAAGAGCAGGGGGGAAGGAGACCCATTACCGAGGGGTGAGGAAGCGGCCTTGGGGGAGGTACGCTGCGGAGATACGAGACCCGGGGAAGAAGAGCCGGGTCTGGCTCGGGACCTTTGACACGGCCGAGGAGGCCGCGCGGGCATACGATGCCGCCGCCCGGCAGTTTCGTGGATCCAAGGCCAAGACCAACTTCCCCCGCCCGGAGGCGTACACCAGGCCGGGCCCGGCCGAAGTCGTCGCGATTGCGACCCCGGCGGCGGGTGGCGGCAGCCCCAGCAGCCAGAGCAGCACGGTGGAGTCCTCCAGCCGCGAGGTGCCGCCACTCGCGATCCCGCTCCCGCCCTCGCTCGACTTCGATCTCCTCCGCCGCCGCGTCGCGCGGTTCCCATTCCAGCCCTACCCCGCGGTCGCCGCCCCAGCCATGTCGGCATCCCGCCCGTGCTGCCTCTTCGACACAATCGTCGAATCCGAGAAGGCGTCGGCGGCGGTGTCCATGAACCGCCGCCGCTTTTGCCCGCCCATGATCATCGCCGATATGCACGCTCCAACGGCCAGCGGCGTTTTGAGCGATTCCGACTCCTCCTCCGTCGCCGACGTGCGCCTCAACCACCGCTTCCGGGGGCCGCACAAGATGCTGACGCTCGATTTAGATCTCAACCTGCCCCCTCCACCCGAGATCGCCTGA
- the LOC108953203 gene encoding pre-mRNA-splicing factor ATP-dependent RNA helicase DEAH7-like isoform X2, translating into MEVSSSRSSRSIHSRSSDNYERSEKQRYRSVEYGRRDEHGRSRYTTDYSRKRSRHEQTSNTPSRSGWDDGRWEWEDTPRRGSRDNYSVSHRYRPSPSPMLAGASPDARLVSPWLGGNTPRSAGSPWDSVAPSPTPIRATGSSKRSDSSQSGKHRLHFTVAADSEEIEAAESTLTTFKPYEITEEMRQEMDYNADRAWYDRDEQNTMFDGDSSSLFGGDDASYKKKEASLAKKLTRKDGTLMTLAQSKKLSQLTADNAQWEDRQLLRSGAVRGTEVQIDFEDEDERKVILLVHDTKPPFLDGRVVFTKQAEPVMPIKDPTSDMAIIARKGSALVREIHEKQSMNKSRQRFWELAGSKLGDILGVQKTAEQIDADTAVVGEEGEVDFKEEAKFARHMKEKGEAVSEFAKSKSISQQRQYLPIYSVREELLKVVRENQVIVVVGETGSGKTTQLTQYLHEDGYTNSSIIGCTQPRRVAAMSVAKRVSEEMETELGDKVGYAIRFEDVTGPNTIIKYMTDGVLLRETLKDSDLDKYRVIIMDEAHERSLSTDVLFGILKKVVARRRDFKLIVTSATLNAKKFSDFFGGVPTFQIPGRTFHVNILYSKTPCEDYVEAAVKQAMTIHITSAPGDILIFMTGQDEIEAACYALAERMEQLIASTSKAVPKLLILPIYSQLPADLQAKIFQKAEDGARKCIVATNIAETSLTVDGIFYVIDTGYGKMKVYNPRMGMDALQVFPVSRAAADQRAGRAGRTGPGTCYRLFTESAYQNELLPNPVPEIQRTNLGNVVLLLKSLKIENLLDFDFMDPPPQENILNSMYQLWVLGALNNVGSLTEIGWKMVEFPLDPPLAKMLLMGEQLECINEVLTIVSMLSVPSVFFRPKDRAEESDAAREKFFVPESDHLTLLNVYQQWKANQYRGDWCNDHFLHVKGLRKAREVRSQLLDILKSLKIPLTSCGMEWDVVRKAICSAYFHNAARLKGVGEYVNCRNGMPCHLHPSSALYGLGYTPDYVVYHELVLTTKEYMQCVTAVEPHWLAELGPMFFSVKESDTSMLEHKKKQKEEKTAMEEEMENLRKEQAEADKLNKSREREKRAKQQQQVIMVGVRKGPRTYLKPNK; encoded by the exons ATGGAG GTCTCTTCGTCTAGAAGCTCTAGGAGCATTCATTCTCGCAGTTCAGATAATTACGAGAGGAGTGAGAAACAAAGGTATCGCAGTGTTGAATATGGCAGAAGAGATGAACACGGGAGATCCAGATATACTACGGATTATAGCAGGAAGAGGAGTCGGCACGAACAGACTTCAAACACTCCTT CTAGGTCAGGCTGGGATGACGGGAGGTGGGAATGGGAAGATACTCCACGTCGAGGTTCTAGGGACAACTATTCTGTGTCTCACAGATATCGACCTTCACCCTCTCCAATGTTGGCAGGTGCCTCACCTGATGCACGGCTTGTGTCCCCGTGGCTGGGCGGTAATACACCTCGTTCTGCAG GTTCTCCATGGGATAGTGTAGCTCCCTCTCCAACACCAATACGTGCCACAGGCTCCTCAAAAAGATCTGATTCGTCTCAGAGTGGAAAACATCGGCTACATTTTACTGTTGCAGCTGATTCAGAG GAAATTGAAGCAGCTGAAAGCACCTTAACCACATTTAAGCCTTATGAGATCACAGAGGAAATGCGCCAAGAGATGGATTACAATGCTGACCGAGCATG GTACGACAGAGATGAACAGAACACAATGTTTGATGGTGATAGTTCGTCATTGTTTGGTGGGGATGATGCTtcatataaaaagaaagaagcatcACTGGCAAAGAAACTG ACTcgtaaggatggaacattgatgaCCCTTGCCCAAAGTAAGAAGTTATCACAATTGACTGCTGATAATGCTCAGTGGGAAGACCGACAGCTATTGAGATCGGGGGCTGTTAGAGGAACAGAGGTGCAGATTGACTTTGAGGATGAGGATGAGCGCAAAGTCATCCTTTTAGTTCATG ATACAAAGCCCCCTTTCCTGGATGGTAGGGTGGTATTCACAAAACAGGCTGAACCTGTAATGCCTATTAAAGATCCCACATCAGATATGGCCATAATTGCTCGTAAAGGTTCTGCTCTGGTTAGGGAAATTCATGAAAAGCAGAGTATGAATAAGTCACGCCAACGGTTTTGGGAGCTGGCAGGATCAAAACTTGGTGACATTCTAGGGGTCCAGAAGACAGCTGAGCAG ATTGATGCAGATACCGCAGTGGTAGGAGAAGAAGGCGAAGTGGATTTTAAAGAGGAAGCCAAGTTTGCAAGGCATATGAAAGAGAAAGGTGAAGCAGTAAGTGAGTTTGCCAAGTCGAAGTCCATTTCACAACAAAGGCAGTATCTTCCAATATATTCTGTTCGTGAGGAACTGTTGAAG GTTGTTCGTGAAAATCAGGTAATAGTTGTAGTTGGAGAGACTGGTTCTGGGAAGACAACTCAATTGACACAG TATCTTCATGAAGATGGATATACAAATAGTAGTATTATTGGTTGTACACAACCAAGACGTGTGGCAGCCATGAGTGTTGCAAAACGAGTCAGCGAGGAGATGGAAACAGAGTTGGGTGATAAAGTTGGTTACGCCATAAGATTTGAAGATGTCACTGGTCCAAATACTATAATAAAG TACATGACGGATGGGGTACTTCTGCGTGAAACATTGAAGGACTCTGATCTTGACAAATACCG AGTAATTATCATGGATGAAGCACACGAGAGATCACTGAGTACCGATGTTTTATTTGGTATACTGAAGAAGGTAGTTGCTAGGCGACGCGACTTCAAGCTTATTGTAACGTCTGCGACGCTGAATGCTAAAAAATTTTCCGACTTCTTTGGAGG TGTTCCGACTTTTCAAATCCCTGGAAGGACATTCCATGTAAATATCCTGTACAGCAAAACACCGTGTGAAGACTATGTTGAAGCTGCTGTTAAGCAGGCGATGACTATTCACATTACAAGCGCTCCTGGTGACATTCTCATCTTTATGACAGGGCAGGATGAGATTGAAGCTGCCTGCTATGCTCTTGCTGAGCGTATGGAACAGCTCATCGCATCCACAAGCAAAGCAGTCCCAAAGCTCTTGATATTGCCTATCTATTCTCAGTTGCCAGCTGATCTGCAAGCAAAGATCTTCCAGAAAGCTGAAGATGGTGCTCGGAAATGCATTGTTGCAACCAACATTGCAGAGACATCCCTTACAGTAGATGGTATCTTTTATGTCATAGACACAGGATATGGTAAAATGAAGGTTTACAATCCTAGAATGGGCATGGATGCTCTACAAGTGTTTCCAGTTAGCCGAGCAGCAGCTGACCAACGGGCTGGGCGTGCTGGCAGAACTGGTCCTGGCACTTGCTATCGGTTATTTACAGAGTCTGCGTATCAAAATGAGCTGCTTCCTAACCCTGTTCCAGAGATCCAGAGAACAAATCTGGGCAATGTGGTTTTGCTGCTTAAATCCTTAAAGATTGAAAATCTTTTGGATTTTGACTTCATGGATCCGCCCCCGCAGGAAAATATTCTCAATTCAATGTACCAGCTGTGGGTGTTGGGCGCCTTGAACAATGTTGGAAGCCTCACTGAGATTGGGTGGAAGATGGTGGAATTTCCCTTGGATCCACCGCTTGCGAAAATGTTGTTGATGGGGGAGCAGCTAGAGTGCATAAATGAGGTTTTAACAATCgtgtctatgctttcagtgccttCAGTTTTCTTCCGACCAAAGGATCGGGCAGAGGAGAGCGATGCGGCAAGGGAAAAATTCTTTGTTCCAGAATCTGATCACTTGACACTTCTCAATGTATACCAACAATGGAAAGCAAACCAATACCGTGGGGACTGGTGCAATGACCACTTCTTGCATGTGAAGGGCCTTAGGAAGGCAAGGGAAGTCAGATCCCAGCTGTTAGACATACTCAAGTCCTTGAAGATTCCCCTGACTTCTTGTGGGATGGAGTGGGATGTGGTCAGGAAAGCAATCTGTTCTGCTTATTTCCACAATGCTGCCAGATTGAAAGGTGTGGGTGAATATGTGAATTGCCGGAATGGAATGCCCTGCCACCTGCATCCCAGCAGTGCACTGTATGGGCTTGGATACACTCCAGATTACGTGGTTTACCATGAACTTGTACTGACCACAAAGGAGTATATGCAATGTGTGACTGCAGTCGAGCCACATTGGCTGGCTGAGCTGGGACCAATGTTTTTCTCTGTTAAAGAGTCCGACACATCTAtgcttgaacacaagaagaagcagaaggaagagaagactgcaatggaggaggagatggagaatcTGAGAAAAGAGCAAGCCGAAGCAGATAAGCTGAACAAGTCGAGGGAACGGGAGAAAAGGGCCAAACAGCAGCAGCAAGTCATCATGGTAGGTGTGCGGAAGGGCCCAAGGACGTATCTCAAACCCAATAAATAA